In a genomic window of Desulfomicrobium macestii:
- a CDS encoding DMT family transporter, with amino-acid sequence MLVYAKLVGSVFFWGATWISGRVLAQDMGPFSAALLRFVTASIFLFLWSWHAGHGFPRLPRKEILPVAFLGLTGIFLYNAFFFTGLQTVPAGRAALIIASVPVVIGVMSALFLGDKLTTAKILGTLLSLSGAAIVLSGGNPLVLFHGGLSRGDLMILGCVGAWTAYSLAGSRVMRRLDPLLTVTWSCLLGTLMLIGPALTHGLTADIARAGLVDWANILFLGVIATGVAFTWYYAGIKAIGPARAGIFINLVPVFAITMGYVILDEPVTSSLLSGGAMVISGVYLANRPATATKP; translated from the coding sequence ATGCTCGTCTACGCAAAACTCGTCGGGTCCGTCTTCTTCTGGGGCGCCACCTGGATCTCCGGGCGCGTCCTGGCCCAGGACATGGGCCCGTTCTCCGCCGCCCTGCTCCGCTTCGTGACCGCCTCGATTTTTCTTTTCCTGTGGTCCTGGCACGCAGGCCACGGCTTCCCGCGTTTACCCAGAAAGGAAATCCTGCCCGTGGCCTTTCTCGGCCTGACCGGCATCTTCCTCTACAACGCCTTCTTCTTCACCGGCCTGCAGACCGTGCCGGCCGGTCGAGCGGCGCTGATCATCGCCTCCGTGCCCGTGGTCATCGGAGTCATGTCGGCCCTGTTCCTGGGAGACAAGCTCACCACCGCGAAAATCCTGGGCACCCTGCTATCCTTGAGCGGGGCAGCCATCGTCCTCTCCGGCGGAAATCCCCTGGTCCTTTTTCACGGCGGACTCTCGCGCGGGGATCTCATGATTCTCGGCTGCGTGGGCGCCTGGACCGCCTATTCCCTGGCCGGCAGCAGGGTCATGCGCAGGCTCGACCCGCTCCTGACAGTGACCTGGTCCTGCCTGCTGGGCACCCTCATGCTCATCGGTCCGGCCCTGACCCACGGCCTGACGGCCGACATCGCCCGGGCAGGGCTGGTGGACTGGGCCAACATCCTCTTCCTGGGCGTCATCGCAACGGGCGTGGCCTTCACCTGGTACTACGCCGGAATCAAGGCCATCGGCCCGGCCAGGGCCGGAATCTTCATCAACCTGGTCCCGGTCTTCGCCATCACCATGGGCTACGTCATCCTGGATGAACCCGTGACCTCCTCGCTGCTGAGCGGCGGTGCCATGGTCATCTCCGGGGTGTATCTGGCGAACAGGCCGGCAACAGCGACAAAACCCTGA
- a CDS encoding bacterioferritin encodes MTARLPREERRANVIDALNQARAMELFAITQYMNQHYGLDSMDYGELAAKMKLIAIDEMRHAEMFAERIKELGGEPTTSYEGELKKAQDVRSIYPYDAVLEDDTIDIYSQFLLVCRDNGDAISAKLFETIIEEEQAHMNYFENVGTHIDTLGDTYLSKIAGTSASTGPSTKGFVISGGN; translated from the coding sequence ATGACCGCAAGACTTCCCAGAGAAGAGCGCAGGGCGAACGTCATCGACGCCTTGAACCAGGCTCGCGCCATGGAGCTTTTTGCCATCACCCAGTACATGAACCAGCATTACGGTCTGGACAGCATGGATTATGGCGAACTGGCCGCCAAGATGAAGCTCATCGCCATCGATGAAATGCGCCATGCCGAGATGTTCGCCGAGCGCATCAAGGAACTGGGCGGCGAGCCGACCACATCGTATGAAGGCGAACTGAAAAAGGCCCAGGACGTGCGGAGCATCTACCCCTACGACGCGGTTCTCGAAGACGACACCATCGATATCTACAGCCAGTTCCTGCTGGTTTGCCGTGACAACGGCGACGCCATCAGCGCCAAGCTTTTCGAGACCATCATCGAAGAGGAGCAGGCCCACATGAACTATTTCGAGAATGTGGGCACGCATATCGATACCCTCGGAGATACCTATCTCTCCAAGATTGCGGGCACCTCCGCTTCCACCGGCCCCTCCACCAAGGGTTTCGTGATCAGCGGCGGCAACTGA